In Helianthus annuus cultivar XRQ/B chromosome 9, HanXRQr2.0-SUNRISE, whole genome shotgun sequence, the following are encoded in one genomic region:
- the LOC110879538 gene encoding phosphatidylinositol transfer protein 3: MFRSHRQQQEQEHHELHPESKINELRSALGPLSGRSLIYCTEACLKRYLEARNWNIDKAKKMLEETLAWRSTYKPEEIRWHEIAAEGVTGKVFRSNFHDRFGRTVLIMKPGLQNTSGMDNQIRQLVYLIENAILNLPEGQEEMVWLIDFTGWSFSTSVPVKTSRETINILQNHYPQRLAVAFLYSPPHIFEALWKMVKYWLDPKTFQKVKFVYPKNKESVEIMQSCFDADNLPTEFGGKATMKYDHEEFSKLMVQDDLKTAKFWGLDQTIDGNAEKES; encoded by the exons ATGTTTCGGAGTCACCGACAACAACAAGAGCAGGAGCATCATGAGCTGCATCCTGAATCTAAG ATCAATGAGCTTAGATCGGCTCTTGGTCCCCTTTCGGGTCGCAGCTTAATATACTGCACGGAGGCATGCTTAAAACGATATTTGGAAGCTAGAAACTGGAACATAGACAAGGCGAAAAAGATGTTGGAAGAGACGTTAGCGTGGAGATCAACATACAAGCCAGAAGAAATCCGTTGG CATGAGATTGCTGCCGAAGGTGTAACCGGGAAAGTATTCAGATCAAATTTTCACGACCGTTTTGGACGAACCGTCTTGATAATGAAACCGGGACTGCAG AACACATCAGGAATGGACAACCAGATAAGACAACTGGTGTACCTGATCGAAAACGCCATCCTTAATCTCCCAGAAGGCCAGGAAGAAATGGTGTGGTTGATAGATTTCACCGGCTGGTCTTTCAGCACCAGCGTACCGGTTAAAACTTCACGCGAGACAATAAACATACTACAAAACCACTATCCACAGAGGCTAGCCGTGGCTTTCCTCTACAGCCCCCCACACATTTTTGAAGCACTTTGGAAG ATGGTTAAGTACTGGTTGGATCCAAAAACGTTCCAGAAGGTTAAATTTGTGTATCCGAAGAACAAAGAAAGCGTGGAGATCATGCAATCATGTTTTGATGCGGATAATCTCCCAACTGAATTTGGCGGGAAGGCTACTATGAAGTATGATCATGAGGAGTTTTCGAAACTAATGGTCCAGGATGATCTCAAAACCGCTAAATTCTGGGGTTTGGACCAGACGATCGATGGGAATGCTGAAAAAGAGTCCTAG
- the LOC110879537 gene encoding uncharacterized protein At1g01500, translating to MENELTEYARKKDKKVANHGLQIIKHPSYETYGKRLLSWFDIRVFYVRVNNFMVDGHTPEYLTLYHIPLDPDTVLEVNGKRCTLQSEGMSCRLRRNRVDKKFEEATFVSTDSVRLSGGVKFEVFDGDELILSGALEMCNEKDNDIRRWSMSCESMVCASNGFFKDKQTAGYDSMPPMMEVYVAGSFSGTPIILTKTLQVGFKKKQNRKGTLDSIPEYETAECQKDLDLQMAGYRDYKYGYESYDDNYDNSLGWSQREFMEGEDGALSWFNAGVRVGVGIGLGVCLGVGVGVGLLVRTYQSTTRNFRRRF from the exons ATGGAGAACGAATTGACCGAATACGCGAGGAAGAAAGACAAAAAGGTTGCTAATCATGGGCTGCAGATTATCAAGCACCCTTCATACGAAACTTATGGTAAACGATTATTATCTTGGTTTGATATACGTGTGTTCTACGTTAGAGTGAACAATTTCATGGTTGATGGTCACACCCCCGAATACCTCACCCTATACCATATACCGTTGGACCCCGACACTGTTCTTGAAGTAAACGGCAAAAGATGTACCTTACAATCAGAGGGTATGTCATGTCGTTTAAGAAGAAACAGAGTAGACAAGAAGTTCGAGGAAGCTACTTTCGTGAGCACCGACAGTGTAAGGTTGTCTGGTGGAGTGAAATTCGAGGTTTTTGACGGTGACGAACTTATTCTGTCTGGTGCTTTGGAGATGTGTAATGAAAAAGATAACGATATTAGGAGATGGAGTATGAGTTGCGAGTCGATGGTTTGTGCTAGTAACGGATTTTTTAAGGATAAGCAGACGGCGGGATATGATTCAATGCCGCCGATGATGGAAGTCTATGTTGCGGGATCGTTTTCAGGGACGCCGATTATTTTGACGAAAACATTGCAGGTTGGTTTCAAGAAGAAACAAAATCGAAAAGGGACGTTAGATTCGATTCCTGAGTATGAGACCGCAGAATGTCAAAAGGATCTTGATCTTCAG ATGGCAGGATATCGCGATTATAAATATGGATATGAGTCATATGACGATAATTATGATAACAGTTTGGGCTGGAGCCAGAGAGAGTTTATGGAAGGTGAAGATGGTGCGTTATCATGGTtcaatgcgggtgttagggtaggTGTCGGGATTGGGCTCGGTGTTTGTCTCGGGGTTGGAGTTGGAGTCGGTCTTCTTGTTCGGACGTACCAATCAACTACTCGAAACTTTAGAAGACGGTTTTAA